A window of Bos taurus isolate L1 Dominette 01449 registration number 42190680 breed Hereford chromosome 19, ARS-UCD2.0, whole genome shotgun sequence contains these coding sequences:
- the LOC788284 gene encoding keratin, high-sulfur matrix protein, B2C: MACCSTSFCGFPICSTAGTCGSSCCRSTCSQTSCCQPTCLQTSGCETGCGIGGSIGYGQVGSSGAVSSRTRWCRPDCRVEGTSLPPCCVVSCTPPSCCQLYYAQASCCRPSYCGQSCCRPACCCQPTCIEPICEPTCCQPTC, from the coding sequence ATGGCCTGCTGTTCTACTAGCTTCTGTGGCTTTCCCATCTGTTCCACTGCTGGGACCTGTGGCTCCAGCTGCTGCCGATCAACCTGCAGTCAGACCAGCTGCTGCCAGCCAACCTGCCTCCAGACCAGTGGCTGTGAGACCGGCTGTGGCATTGGTGGCAGCATTGGCTATGGCCAGGTGGGTAGCAGCGGAGCTGTGAGCAGCCGCACCAGGTGGTGCCGCCCTGACTGCCGTGTGGAGGGcaccagcctgcctccctgctgTGTGGTGAGCTGCACACCCCCCTCCTGCTGCCAGCTGTACTATGCCCAGGCCTCCTGCTGCCGCCCATCCTACTGTGGACAGTCCTGCTGCCGCCCAGCCTGCTGCTGCCAGCCCACCTGCATTGAGCCCATCTGTGAGCCCACCTGCTGCCAACCCACCTGTTAA